The DNA window GGAATCGTGAGCTTGATGCGCTGGCCGTAGGGCGTGGGGATGCGTCGTTCCGTGCCGAGTAGGGCCTCGAACACGCCGATTTCCTCCGTGAGGTGGATGTCGTCGCCCTTGCGTCGGAAGCGTGGGTGCTCGCCCACTTCAAAGGTCACGTAGAGGTCGCCGCGCTCTCCCGTCGGCCCGGCCTGTCCCCGCCCCTTCAGCCGAATCTTGTAGCCGTTGCGCACGCCCTGGGGAATGGTGAGTCGGATGGACTCGCCGGTGGGCAGCTCCACTTCCCGACGTCCCCCTTCCAGGGCCTCCCGAAACGACAACCGCAGCTTCGTCTCAATGTCCTGACCGCCGCGCCGCTGCCGTTGGCGTTGCTGTCCGCGCTGCTGACGGAAGGGATCTTGTCCGCGCGTGGCCCCGCCTCCGCCACGTCCCCCAAAGAAGCTCTCAAAGATGTCGCCAAGGCCGCCCCGCCCGCCGAAGACCTCGTCGAAGCCGCCCTGCTCGAAGTGCACATTGGGACCGCCGCCGCGCTGCCCCCCGAATCCACGACCGCCCCCATTCGGGCCACCAAAGCCCCCGCCCCCGCCGAAGCGACGTTGGGCATCGTACTGCTGACGCTTCTCCTCGTCGGAGAGGATCGAATACGCCTTCTGTACTTTCTTGAACTTCTCCTCGGCGTTCGGATCGTCCGGGTTGCGGTCCGGGTGGTGCTTGCGCGCGAGCTCCCGATACGCCTTCTTGATTTCCTTCTTGCTCGCGTCTTCGTCGACGCCGAGAATGTCGTATAGGTCTTTCGTTTGCGGCATAGGAGTACAACGCTATGAGAGCGCAGTCCAGCGCAAAATGGTGAGGTACGCGTCCCTGTCAAAAGTGACAGGACGACGCTCCGGGCCCGCCGCGTCCCGCCAAAATGTAGCCGCGGAGACGCCGGAACGTCCCGCAAATCCGGGACACTGGGCATTCTTTTCTTTTCACACATTCCATGCCACCCCACACATCAGACGAAATGGCGGACGTCCTCGTGTCATCGCGTCTGACTTGTGTCATTTCCGGAGACGTTCTGAACCTTCAGTCTCCCTGACCGTCCGTCAGTTTGACGAGAGTGCACAAATCCAACCGTGCCTCATTCAGCGCTCCGAACAGGTAATCCCCCGAAATGTCTCCGTTCTGGATCCTACTCCGGCACCGCTGGTGACGCCTACGGCGAAGTTTATACCGTCATGTAGACCTATTCAACGTTCTTCTGGTCCTGTTCCTGGGTCTGCTCCCCCTGTATGGCCTCGGGGTCGGGAGTTACGTGGTGACGGACCTGCTCCAACAGCGGTACCCAGATGCCGACCCGACGGCGCTCGTCAACGGCAGTATGCTGTATCTGGTCCTGGGGTTGGTCCTCGTCCGCCTCCTGTTCCGGTTCCTGCGTACGGAGCGGCTGGATTCGTATTTGCCCCTTCCGATCTCAACAAACAGGCTGCTGCGCGCGCAATTTCTTCTGTCCCTGGTCTCCCCCCATACGCTCCTAGCCCTCGTCATCGTGGGCCCGCTCTGGAGTGCGGAGATGGGTGGAGCGACATCAACCGTGGGCGCTCTCGCTTGGCTCGCGTCCGCCCTGTTGCTGAACGTCGTAGGCCCGGCGTTGAGCACGCAGGGGCTGAGTGTGCTCCTGGACTGTCGTCCGTGGACGGGAAGTGTGAGTCTACTTCTCGGGGTCTTAGCAATTGGGCTGGACGCGGCAACAGGACTCGGCCTGGTGCATGCAGCCTCCCAGTTCATATTCGGCACACCGGTTCCCGGACTGGCCTGCACACTCGTCGGGGTCGGTGGGGCGACCGTCGCGCTACTCCGGGCGATGCGCATACGGCTGGACACCGACCAGCAAACGCACCGGGCAAGCACTCGATCCGGTGGACGCGGTGCCTTCTACCGATGTATCGAAGACACACTGCCGGCAGGCCAACTCGTTGCGCTGGAGCTTCGACAGATGATTCGCACGCGGCTGCTCCGACGCTTCCTTCCTGGATTGCTGCCGATCTTATTGATTGGATACGGAAATTATTTCATCGCCGCGGTTCCGGGAGGGTCGTTGTCTCCTCTAGGAGAGGCCAGAAGTGCGTTTTGGATCGTTGGCGTCGTCGCGGGAATAATGATCTACGGGGGATATTCCTACGGGGTGCTCTCCGATTACGCCGATGGACTGTTCGCCCGTCCTCACGCCCTCGCTATGATCGTGAAGAGCCGGATGATCATGCTCGGGCTGTGGGCGCTCTTCGGATTGCTCCTCACGATCCCCTTGTGGCCGTGGGTGCCGCGGGCCCAAGTTGTTTCCGCACTGGCCTTCGTCGTCTTTCTGATTGGCACGTTCATCCCCGGACTGGTCTTTTTTGGCCGCGAACGCGAACCCCGGTCGACTCCTCCACTGCAGAGGGCATTTCTGCGTCTCCGGCCGCGATGGAGATCGGCCTCAAAATGGGCCTGCCGGTAGGCTTGATCCTCGCAGTCGGAATCGTCGTTGGGGGACTCTTTTCCGCCTGGCTCACGGTGTCCGTCTTGTTCGCGAGCATCGGTCTTATCGGCGTGCTAAGCCTCCCGTGGATGGTCCCGAGTTTCGTCCGCCAGTTGGACCGCCACCGGCGCGAAATGTTGGAGGGGTTCTGGAAAAACGACCCCGTTTGACGTTCAGGCGCTGGGCCTCCAGGATGTACCGACGCCGGTCATCCGCCTCTTCCCTCTTCGCCCTATTGCGTAAGAGGATCAGGCCCCTCCAGTACTCGTTCCGCAGCCCCCTTCGATTCACAATTCTTCCTCTCCCAAGTCATAGATGAACGGAATGTCAGCTTACCCGGACTCGACCCGCCCCCTCCAGACGGTCCTCGTGGCCAACCGCGGCGAAATTGCCGTGCGCGTCCTGCGCACCTGTCACGAACAGGGCCTCCGCACGGTGGCCGTTTACAGCACGCCGGACCGCTCGGCCCCCCACGTGCGTCTGGCGGACGAGGCGTACCACATCGGTCCGGCGCCCGCCGCCGAGTCGTACCTCGACCAGGAGGCGATCCTGAAGGTGGCCGATCGCAGCGGGGCCGACGCCATTCATCCCGGCTACGGCTTCCTCTCAGAAAACGCCGATTTTGCGGAGGCCTGTGCCGACGCTAGCGTCCACTTTGTGGGCCCGCCCCCGGAGGCCATTCGCGCGATGGGCGATAAGACCGCCGCCCGGCAACTCATGGAGGAGGCGGGGGTCCCGATGGCCCCCGGCACGACCGACGCGGTGGCGACCACGGAGGACGGAGAGGAAATCGCCAAAGAGATCGGCTATCCGGTGCTCATCAAAGCGGCGGCCGGCGGGGGCGGAAAGGGCATGCGCATCGTGCACGAGCCTGAGAATTTCGCAGGGGCGATGGATCGGGCGCAAGGCGAGGCCGAGTCCTCGTTCGGCGACGACCGCGTCTTTATCGAGAAGTACATCGAGGAGCCCCGTCACATTGAGTTTCAGATTCTGGCGGACCACCACGGGAATACGATCCACCTCTTCGAGCGGGAGTGCTCCATCCAACGGCGGCATCAGAAGGTGATCGAAGAGGCGCCGTCGTCGGTCCTCACGCCGGAGGTCCGTCGCGAAATGGGCGAGGCGGCAGTGGCGGCCGCGGAGTCCTGCGGCTACCGGAACGCCGGGACGGTCGAGTTTCTGGTGGACAAGGACTTGAACTACTACTTCATGGAGATGAATACCCGGCTGCAGGTGGAGCACCCGGTCACGGAGTGGGTGACGGGCGTGGACTTGGTCGCCGAGCAACTGCGCGTGGCGCAGGGCGAAGAATTGGGATACACGACGGACGATTTGTCGATCGACGGGCACGCCGTGGAGAGCCGCATCTATGCTGAGGACCCCGCTTCGAATTTTTTGCCGGACCCCGGCCCGCTGAAGCGGCACGCGGCGCCGTCCGGCTTCGGCGTGCGGGTGGACGCGGGGGTGGAGGAGGGGGGCGAGGTGCTCATCCACTACGACCCGATGATCTCGAAACTCACCACGTGGGGCGTGGACAGAGAGGACGCCATCGACCGCATGATCCGGGCGCTGGACGAGTACGAGGTGGCGGGCATGGCCACCACGATTCCGTTCTGCCGATTCGCCATGCAGCACGAGGGATTCCGCCAGGGAGATTTCACCACTCATTTCGTGGATGAGGAATTCGATCCGGATGCCCTTCACCTCGACAACCCGGACCGCGACGAGCTGGCGGCCCTCGCTGCTACGCTCTACTACCGCCGAACGCAGGAGGAAGATGCCCCTACGATTGCCTCGACGGACAATGGAACGAAAGAGATCAGTCCGTGGCGCCAGCGGCGGCGCAGATCATAAGACTTTCGGAATCCGTTCGTCGGACCGACCCACGCCCCCCCTTTCACGCCCCACAAGAGAGCCCGGCTGCACAAGAGATCGTATGTGGATGGAGTGTGGATAAGTCTCCAGAGCGGCCTTCTGCCGAGCTAACCCGCCCCAATAACAGAACCAAACCCGGGGAGTGCGTCGTCGTGTCCCTCCCCATTTCTGCAAACTGGATCTCCGTTATTCCTTCTGGTGCTCGATCAGGCTCAGCCGGTTGTGGATAAGTTTGGGATTGCCCTCTGGCTGTTGCTGGAGGCCCATCCGGACCCGTGTTCGTCCCGCCTGCCGCCGCTTGAAGTTCCATGGAGCAACCGAGGCTGTATTAGGTTATAGCTCGCCCGTGATTACACACGAATGTACGTTCTCCACTCCTCATGCCTGAGACTGCCCCGCAGACCACCACTCCCGAATCACGTGACGCCGTGTCCGTCGAATCGCTGGCGGCCGAGTGTGCAACCGCCGCACGGGAGCTCAGCACCCTCTCGACCGACGCGAAGAACCGCGTCCTCCGCCGCATGGCTGACGAGTTGGAAGCGTCGACCGACGCGATCTTGTCCGCCAACGAGACCGACATGGAGAATGGGCGTGAGGAGGGCCTGTCCGAGGCGCTCCTCGACCGGCTGCTCCTCACCCCCGAACGCATCGAGAAGATGGCCAACGCCCTGCGCGACGTGGCGTCCTTCTCCGACCCGGTGGGCGAGATGAGCGGCACCCGGAAGCGACCCAGCGGCATCGAGGTGGGCAAGATGCGCGTGCCGCTCGGCGTCATCGGCATGATCTACGAGGCGCGTCCCAACGTGACGGCCGACGCCGCGGGCCTCTGCTTTAAAGCCGGAAATGCGGTGCTGCTGCGCGGCGGGTCGAATGCGTTCAATTCGAACCAGGCCGTCGCTGCGGCGCTGCATCGCGCCCTGGAGGCCGAAGACGTGAACCCGGCCGCCGTGACGCTCATCCCCACCACCGACCGCGAAGCGGTGCAGGAGATGTTGACGCTCAACGAGCACATCGACCTCATCATCCCCCGTGGGGGGGAGGGACTCATCCGGTTCGTGGACGAGACGAGCCGCATCCCCGTCATCAAGCACTACAAGGGGGTCTGCCACCTCTACGTGGACGACGATGCCGATCTGGAGATTGCGGAGGACCTACTGCTGGACGGCAAGGTCTCGCGCCCGAGTGTCTGCAACGCGCTCGAGACTATGCTCGTGCACGAGGACGTGGCGGAGGATTTTCTGCCCCGCGCCCAGCAGCTTCTGGACAAATCCAACGTGGAACTCCGCGGCGACGAACGTACCCGTGAGATTCTGGACGGCGTGTCTGAGGTGACGGAGGACGATTACGCGGCGGAATACCTCGACCTGACGCTGGCGGTGCGCGTGGTGGACAGCGACGACACGGCGATGAACCACATCACCGAGTACGGCTCCAACCACACCGAGGTCATCGTGACCGACACGCTGCCCACGGCTCGGCGCTTCGTGCGCTCGATCGATGCCTCGGTCGTGCTGGTGAACGCGTCCTCGCGCTTCTCGGACGGGGGCGAGCTGGGCCTCGGCGCCGAGATCGGCATTTCCACCACCAAGCTGCACGCCTACGGCCCGATGGGGCTCGACGCGCTCACGACGGAGAAGTTTGTGGTGTATGGGGAGGGGGAAACGCGACACGACGTTGAAAAATAACCCCAGCTGACTGGATATGTCGTCCAAAGGGTTCTGCTGACGTCCTCGTCGGAAAGTTGAAGGTTGGAAGGGCGACGGTTTTGAGTTCTGCGCTACATGCCTCTCATCGTGGGTGAGGGGACCTCTTCCTCAACCTTCCAACCTTCGACTTTCCCCTGCCCCGAAAACACCTTCTCACCCGAGGGATGGACGCTCTGGCAAGAGAAAAGCCACATCGTCTGGGGGTGAATCCTACCAGTCCATCTTGCCGAGCACCGGCCACATCTCTTGAATGTCATCATTCTCCGTGACGAGATCGTCGACCTCCGTCTGGGCGATGTGATTGACGTAGTTGCTAAAGATCTTGAGGCCGATGAGGGTATTGATCTCGTAGAGCTCGGTCTTGCCGATGCCTTCCCACTGTAGATTGGAGAGGTCGTCCTCATCCAGCCAGCCCCGCTTGTCGAGGAGGAGGCGGGTCGCTTTGACGAGGGTCCGCAAACGATCGTCCTCGGGAAGCCCCCCCCGGTGGATGGTCTCGATGGTCTCCTGGTCGAGCCCGGCCTGCCGCCCCAAAAAGGCATGGGTGCGGGTGCAATAGTGGCAGTCGTTGTACCGGGAGATGGTAAGGATAACCGCCTCCCGTTCGTGATCCGGCAACTCGCCCTGCTCTACCAAGTCCATCGTGGCGATGTAGGCGCGGGCCGCCGCGGGACTGTGCTCATTCAGCACCTTGATCTGGTTCGGCACGAAGCCGCCGTAGAAGTCCTTCGCCATGTCGCGCACCTCCTCCACGGCATCGGTAGAGGGGGCACTGGTCGATTGATCGGGCATCGGTTCAGACGATGTGTTATCTGTCGATCTTTGAATGAGGTGACCTTCGTCTCCTTGGTATTCTGCGACCGCAGACGGCTGCTTGCCGACTGCTGTTTGTATGATTCCCAAGCCTGCCCTCAGAGCGTTCTTCTGCAGGAGAGGGCCTCGGTTGCGGCCTCTCTTCTCCGCGCTTCCACGCGCCTACGCATTCAGCCCATAAACAGGCGCTGCCGTTCGATCGTGTCCGGCTCATCCGGAACGTGGTCGAGTGCATCCTCAACATTTTCCAGAGGGGGGTCCACGTCCGGATCCGCGATGTGACTGGTGAAGCTCGTGAACGTCTTCAGCCCAATGAAGGCAAAAATCTCATACAGCTCTCCGCGCCCCACCCCCCGCTCCTGAAAGTCGCGGAGCGTGTCGGCATCCAACCAGCCCCGTTCCTCACACGACGTGAGGGTGGCCTCCACGAGGGCCTGGATCCGATCGTCCGACACCGTCTCTCCCGCCAGCAATTGCTCGATCACCTTCGGTGAGAGCCCCGCATCGAGTGCCATGCGCGCATGCACGACGGCATCGTACCGACTATCGTGGTAGCGCGCCATCGTGAGAAGGACGACCTGCTGGTCGACCGGCCGCAGGTTGCCGTCCATGAGGGCCGCATCGGCGGCCACGTAGACCGCTCCCGGGGCCCCGGTGTACTGATTCGTTTCCTCGAAAAGATTTGGCACGGTCCCGTACGCCTTGGTCGCCGTCTGTTCGACGTCTTGGGTGAGGTCGGACGACATGGAAGAGAGGAGAGTCGGGAGCGAAATAGCGAATGTGGAACGCTCATGGTACCTGCCCGGCGCCCGTTCGTGCCCACTACCGTGGGGCTCGTTGAGAGATTTGGACACGACGGGCGTCCAAATGGAGGAAATGGCTCCCCATCGGTCCACTAGACGCAGCTGTACAGGTGCTACTACACCCAATCGTTTTCACTTTAGGGCATTACTCTATGCTGTTCAATGATACCAATGCCCACCAAACCGATAGGGCAGTCCTTTGTAGGATGTATGATCACCGGTGCTGCATTTTTTCCTTTGTCCTCATGATACAACGGACTATCCTTCTTTTGGCCTGGGGCTTTCTGCTCGCCGCCGTCGGTCCGCTGTCCGGCTGCGCTCAAGAACAAGAGCGCGCGTCTCCCTCCGCGAAACCAACGACGACGGATTCGTCCCTTACCAAGGACGTAGCCTACGTGAAAACGCCCCAGCGGGTCGTGGAGCGGATGCTCGAAATGGCAGACGTCTCGGAAACCGACGTGGTGTATGACCTGGGGAGTGGGGACGGGCGCTTTGTGATTACCGCCGCACAGCAGTATGGGGCCCGGGGCGTGGGCATTGAAATCGATCCGGAGCTGATCCGAACGGCCCGGGCAAAGGCCCGTCTGGCCGGCGTGTCCGACCGGGTCACGTTTCGGCAAGGAAACCTCTTCGACGCCGATCTGCACAACGCGTCGGTCGTCACGCTGTACTTGCAAGCCGACCTTAACCTCCGCCTCCGTCCCAAACTCCTTCTTCAGCTCGACCCGGGCGACCGTGTGGTTTCGCACGATTTCGGGATGGGGGCCTGGTCGCCGGACCGGACCGAGACCTTGGCCGGAAGCACGATCTACCTTTGGACCATCTCCGACCGGATCCCCGATTCCCTCGCCCACTAGCCTCCGTCCGTCTCTATCCTGCTCGGCGAGGCGTTCGGCCCCTTTCCCATACCGGGTGAATCCTCGCCAAAAACGGCCTACGGCATGTGTCCGTCTGGGGGCCGCTTCGTACTGCCGGTTGCGCCCGTGACCTGAGAGGACTACGTTTGGATGTTGCGTGGCTCCTATTGCCGCATCCACGCCTTTTTCGACGACCCGCCTTCATCCATCGTGGAGACATGGATCTATCGCTGTTCCTGACTGCCGCCTTCGCCTTTCTCGTCATCAACGGGATGCTGCTCTCAGCCTCCCTGCTGGTGTACGCAGAGCGGCGCGTCTCGGCCTTTATGCAAAATCGCCCCGGCCCGAACCGCGTGGGCCCTGTGGGCATCCTCCAGCCGTTTGCCGACGTGCTCAAGTTCGTGCTGAAGGAGGACGTGCAGCCGGCGCAGTCGAACAAATTCATCCACGCCATGGCGCCGGTGCTCATGGTGGTCATCGCAATGACGACGGCGGCGCTCATTCCCTTTGCCGAGGGCGTAGTGGTGGCCGACATCAGCGTGGGGGTCGTGATGCTGCTGGCTCTCACGTCCATCAGCGTCTACGGCGTGACGCTCGCCGGCTGGAGCTCCAACAGTAAGTTTCCACTCCTGGGCGGCCTTCGCTCGGCGGCGCAGATGGTAAGCTACGAGTTGTCGATGGGCCTGGCGGTCATCTCCGTCGCGCTCATCGCGGGCTCGCTCAACTTTATGACCATCGTCGAAGATCAGGCCTCCGGACAGGCCCTGTTGGGATGGAATATGATCCGCAACCCAATTGGCGGTCTGATCTTCATCGTCACGGCCTTCGCCGAAACGAACCGCGCCCCCTTCGACCTGCCGGAGGCGGAGGAGGAACTGGTGGGCGGGTTCCACACCGAGTACAGTGGGATGAAATTCGGCATGTTCTTCCTGGCTGAGTACGTGAACTGGTTCATCGCCTCCTTCTTCATCGTCACCCTCTTCTTTGGCGGCTACCTCATTCCCTTCCAGCCGCTACTGCTGGACATTGCCCCGGCCCTGGACGGCACAGCCCTTTTTGCGGTGCTTCAGTTCCTCAGTCTCATGCTGAAGGTCTGCTTCTTCGTCTTCCTCTTCATCTGGGTGCGATGGACGTTCCCCCGTTTCAAGTACAACCAGCTCATGGACGTGGGGTGGCGCTACCTGCTGCCGATTGCCCTGGCAAACGCGATCCTCATTGCCGTGGGCGTCATTCTCTTCGATTCGATTGGGCTGTAGGCTCCCGTTTTTTGCGGGTCGGATTGGGCAATGGCGGCTCCCTGCCCGCTTCTTGCAGTCCTGCCCTGTAGCGTGTGGGAGTGGGGGAGGTGGCGCGGGTCTGCTTCTTTCGGTCGCTTGGCGTAGCTCCGCGCGGACGTGCTTTTCGGATGGGAGGGAAGAGGATCGAGGAGTGAGGATTGACGC is part of the Salinibacter sp. 10B genome and encodes:
- the nuoH gene encoding NADH-quinone oxidoreductase subunit NuoH, with amino-acid sequence MDLSLFLTAAFAFLVINGMLLSASLLVYAERRVSAFMQNRPGPNRVGPVGILQPFADVLKFVLKEDVQPAQSNKFIHAMAPVLMVVIAMTTAALIPFAEGVVVADISVGVVMLLALTSISVYGVTLAGWSSNSKFPLLGGLRSAAQMVSYELSMGLAVISVALIAGSLNFMTIVEDQASGQALLGWNMIRNPIGGLIFIVTAFAETNRAPFDLPEAEEELVGGFHTEYSGMKFGMFFLAEYVNWFIASFFIVTLFFGGYLIPFQPLLLDIAPALDGTALFAVLQFLSLMLKVCFFVFLFIWVRWTFPRFKYNQLMDVGWRYLLPIALANAILIAVGVILFDSIGL
- a CDS encoding carboxymuconolactone decarboxylase family protein, with the translated sequence MSSDLTQDVEQTATKAYGTVPNLFEETNQYTGAPGAVYVAADAALMDGNLRPVDQQVVLLTMARYHDSRYDAVVHARMALDAGLSPKVIEQLLAGETVSDDRIQALVEATLTSCEERGWLDADTLRDFQERGVGRGELYEIFAFIGLKTFTSFTSHIADPDVDPPLENVEDALDHVPDEPDTIERQRLFMG
- a CDS encoding J domain-containing protein, translated to MPQTKDLYDILGVDEDASKKEIKKAYRELARKHHPDRNPDDPNAEEKFKKVQKAYSILSDEEKRQQYDAQRRFGGGGGFGGPNGGGRGFGGQRGGGPNVHFEQGGFDEVFGGRGGLGDIFESFFGGRGGGGATRGQDPFRQQRGQQRQRQRRGGQDIETKLRLSFREALEGGRREVELPTGESIRLTIPQGVRNGYKIRLKGRGQAGPTGERGDLYVTFEVGEHPRFRRKGDDIHLTEEIGVFEALLGTERRIPTPYGQRIKLTIPAGTQPGEKLRLRGQGVKTEDGQGDLYVEVDVDVPSDLSDEQRETLREAAEDAGLL
- a CDS encoding carboxymuconolactone decarboxylase family protein, with protein sequence MPDQSTSAPSTDAVEEVRDMAKDFYGGFVPNQIKVLNEHSPAAARAYIATMDLVEQGELPDHEREAVILTISRYNDCHYCTRTHAFLGRQAGLDQETIETIHRGGLPEDDRLRTLVKATRLLLDKRGWLDEDDLSNLQWEGIGKTELYEINTLIGLKIFSNYVNHIAQTEVDDLVTENDDIQEMWPVLGKMDW
- a CDS encoding DUF5687 family protein, encoding MVLFLGLLPLYGLGVGSYVVTDLLQQRYPDADPTALVNGSMLYLVLGLVLVRLLFRFLRTERLDSYLPLPISTNRLLRAQFLLSLVSPHTLLALVIVGPLWSAEMGGATSTVGALAWLASALLLNVVGPALSTQGLSVLLDCRPWTGSVSLLLGVLAIGLDAATGLGLVHAASQFIFGTPVPGLACTLVGVGGATVALLRAMRIRLDTDQQTHRASTRSGGRGAFYRCIEDTLPAGQLVALELRQMIRTRLLRRFLPGLLPILLIGYGNYFIAAVPGGSLSPLGEARSAFWIVGVVAGIMIYGGYSYGVLSDYADGLFARPHALAMIVKSRMIMLGLWALFGLLLTIPLWPWVPRAQVVSALAFVVFLIGTFIPGLVFFGREREPRSTPPLQRAFLRLRPRWRSASKWACR
- a CDS encoding glutamate-5-semialdehyde dehydrogenase, yielding MPETAPQTTTPESRDAVSVESLAAECATAARELSTLSTDAKNRVLRRMADELEASTDAILSANETDMENGREEGLSEALLDRLLLTPERIEKMANALRDVASFSDPVGEMSGTRKRPSGIEVGKMRVPLGVIGMIYEARPNVTADAAGLCFKAGNAVLLRGGSNAFNSNQAVAAALHRALEAEDVNPAAVTLIPTTDREAVQEMLTLNEHIDLIIPRGGEGLIRFVDETSRIPVIKHYKGVCHLYVDDDADLEIAEDLLLDGKVSRPSVCNALETMLVHEDVAEDFLPRAQQLLDKSNVELRGDERTREILDGVSEVTEDDYAAEYLDLTLAVRVVDSDDTAMNHITEYGSNHTEVIVTDTLPTARRFVRSIDASVVLVNASSRFSDGGELGLGAEIGISTTKLHAYGPMGLDALTTEKFVVYGEGETRHDVEK
- a CDS encoding methyltransferase domain-containing protein, giving the protein MIQRTILLLAWGFLLAAVGPLSGCAQEQERASPSAKPTTTDSSLTKDVAYVKTPQRVVERMLEMADVSETDVVYDLGSGDGRFVITAAQQYGARGVGIEIDPELIRTARAKARLAGVSDRVTFRQGNLFDADLHNASVVTLYLQADLNLRLRPKLLLQLDPGDRVVSHDFGMGAWSPDRTETLAGSTIYLWTISDRIPDSLAH
- the accC gene encoding acetyl-CoA carboxylase biotin carboxylase subunit; translated protein: MSAYPDSTRPLQTVLVANRGEIAVRVLRTCHEQGLRTVAVYSTPDRSAPHVRLADEAYHIGPAPAAESYLDQEAILKVADRSGADAIHPGYGFLSENADFAEACADASVHFVGPPPEAIRAMGDKTAARQLMEEAGVPMAPGTTDAVATTEDGEEIAKEIGYPVLIKAAAGGGGKGMRIVHEPENFAGAMDRAQGEAESSFGDDRVFIEKYIEEPRHIEFQILADHHGNTIHLFERECSIQRRHQKVIEEAPSSVLTPEVRREMGEAAVAAAESCGYRNAGTVEFLVDKDLNYYFMEMNTRLQVEHPVTEWVTGVDLVAEQLRVAQGEELGYTTDDLSIDGHAVESRIYAEDPASNFLPDPGPLKRHAAPSGFGVRVDAGVEEGGEVLIHYDPMISKLTTWGVDREDAIDRMIRALDEYEVAGMATTIPFCRFAMQHEGFRQGDFTTHFVDEEFDPDALHLDNPDRDELAALAATLYYRRTQEEDAPTIASTDNGTKEISPWRQRRRRS